The following proteins are encoded in a genomic region of Pelodictyon phaeoclathratiforme BU-1:
- a CDS encoding nucleotide sugar dehydrogenase, which produces MNSIRIAVVGLGYVGLPLAVEFAKKYPVVGFDIKQERVGELGQGYDATLEVTSEELKSVLCESNYNGEEGSPGLFVSSDSSDLGAVNYYIVTVPTPTDKNNRPDLSPLLKASETIGRVLKMGDIVIYESTVYPGATEEDCVPVLERFSGLTFNRDFFAGYSPERINPGDKEHTVTKIKKVTSGSTPDIATKVDSLYRSIIVAGTHLASSIRVAEAAKVIENSQRDINIAFVNELSVIFNRMGIDTHEVLAAAGTKWNFLPFKPGLVGGHCIGVDPYYLAQKAQEYGYHPEIILAGRRLNDNMGKYIASQVIKLMIARDHKIKGAKILMLGITFKENCPDIRNTRAVDIVNELKQYGAEVDIHDPWANPEEVMHEYGFECLHELNGNHYEAIILAVAHDAFAALDIRSLSSGINAVIYDVKGVLPIDKVSGRL; this is translated from the coding sequence ATGAATTCAATTAGAATTGCTGTTGTTGGTCTTGGCTATGTCGGCTTGCCGCTTGCTGTGGAGTTTGCCAAAAAGTATCCTGTCGTTGGTTTTGATATCAAGCAGGAGCGTGTCGGTGAACTTGGGCAAGGTTACGATGCTACACTTGAGGTGACCAGTGAAGAGCTGAAGAGTGTTCTCTGCGAGAGTAACTATAATGGGGAGGAAGGGAGTCCGGGTCTTTTTGTGAGTTCTGACAGTAGCGATCTTGGTGCGGTAAATTACTATATCGTTACGGTACCTACTCCGACTGACAAGAACAATCGTCCTGATCTTTCACCGCTCCTCAAGGCGAGCGAAACCATTGGCAGGGTGCTCAAGATGGGCGATATTGTCATCTATGAATCAACGGTCTATCCCGGTGCTACCGAGGAGGATTGTGTCCCTGTTCTTGAACGATTCTCCGGGCTTACGTTCAACCGTGACTTTTTTGCTGGCTACTCTCCCGAACGGATTAATCCCGGCGATAAGGAGCATACAGTAACAAAGATAAAAAAGGTTACATCGGGCTCAACTCCAGATATTGCCACTAAAGTTGATTCGCTCTATCGATCGATCATCGTTGCCGGTACCCACTTGGCCTCATCCATCAGGGTTGCGGAGGCGGCCAAGGTGATTGAGAATTCGCAGCGTGATATCAATATTGCCTTTGTCAATGAGTTGTCCGTGATTTTCAACCGGATGGGGATCGACACTCATGAAGTTCTGGCGGCAGCGGGTACCAAATGGAACTTTCTTCCCTTTAAACCGGGTCTTGTGGGAGGTCACTGCATCGGTGTTGATCCATATTATCTTGCCCAGAAGGCTCAGGAGTATGGCTACCATCCGGAAATCATTCTTGCGGGGCGGAGGTTGAACGATAACATGGGCAAGTATATAGCCTCGCAGGTCATTAAACTGATGATAGCGCGTGATCACAAGATCAAGGGTGCCAAGATTCTGATGCTTGGCATCACCTTTAAGGAGAACTGTCCCGATATCCGGAACACCCGTGCTGTCGATATTGTGAATGAACTGAAGCAGTATGGCGCTGAAGTGGATATTCACGATCCGTGGGCGAATCCCGAAGAGGTGATGCATGAATACGGGTTTGAATGCCTTCATGAGCTTAATGGCAATCATTACGAGGCCATCATTCTTGCTGTAGCGCACGATGCATTTGCCGCTCTTGATATTCGCTCACTTAGCTCTGGCATTAATGCGGTCATTTATGATGTGAAAGGGGTTTTGCCGATTGATAAGGTTAGTGGAAGGTTGTAA
- a CDS encoding PD-(D/E)XK nuclease domain-containing protein, giving the protein MNTGDVERFEPVIKRLFASIAYNNVTNNDIERYEGFYASVLYACFASIGVEIIAEDVSNKGRIDLTLKAVGRTFFFEFKVTDGEPLEQIREMKYYEKYEGERYLIGIVFDPKQRNVSKFEWERI; this is encoded by the coding sequence ATGAATACTGGTGATGTTGAACGATTTGAACCTGTTATCAAGCGTCTTTTTGCAAGCATCGCCTATAATAATGTTACCAACAATGACATTGAGCGTTACGAGGGCTTTTATGCCAGCGTGCTTTATGCCTGTTTTGCCAGTATCGGAGTAGAGATCATCGCCGAGGATGTGAGCAACAAGGGCAGAATTGACCTGACGCTGAAGGCTGTGGGGAGAACCTTTTTCTTTGAATTCAAGGTGACTGACGGGGAGCCACTTGAGCAGATCAGGGAAATGAAATATTACGAAAAATATGAGGGGGAACGCTATCTGATTGGCATCGTCTTTGACCCGAAACAGAGAAACGTCAGCAAGTTTGAGTGGGAGAGGATTTAA
- a CDS encoding YdcF family protein, whose protein sequence is MINKILPLLVLPSGFSLLCLLAGLLLRNSFFLWLGTLLLLAFSMPVMSDFLMRSVEVGEGRVPVSSVGKADAIVVLSGMIVTVDGAPLGEWGGAVDRFDGGVELFKAGRAPVVVFTRGQVPWQPGVVPEGELLAKRALLLGVPQSAIRLTGKAGNTADEAAAASVLLGASKKGVPRRIILVTSAFHMRRARFLFERAGFAVEPFLVDYQTSEKSPLTVLSFLPNAEALAQSDRALREVIGLLFYWVTK, encoded by the coding sequence ATGATCAATAAAATTCTGCCTCTTCTTGTTTTGCCGTCGGGGTTCAGCCTGTTGTGTCTGCTGGCTGGATTGCTGTTGCGCAACAGCTTTTTTCTTTGGCTTGGAACTCTGCTGCTTTTGGCGTTCAGTATGCCTGTGATGAGTGATTTTTTGATGCGTTCTGTTGAGGTTGGCGAGGGGAGAGTGCCGGTCAGCAGTGTCGGGAAGGCTGATGCGATTGTTGTGTTGAGTGGTATGATTGTGACGGTTGACGGGGCGCCGCTGGGGGAGTGGGGTGGTGCTGTGGATCGGTTTGATGGTGGCGTTGAGCTTTTCAAGGCGGGAAGAGCTCCTGTGGTGGTTTTTACTCGTGGGCAGGTGCCGTGGCAGCCGGGTGTGGTGCCTGAGGGTGAGTTGCTGGCGAAAAGGGCTTTGCTGCTTGGTGTGCCGCAATCGGCTATCCGTTTGACGGGTAAGGCGGGTAATACGGCGGATGAAGCTGCTGCGGCAAGTGTGTTGCTCGGTGCTTCAAAAAAAGGAGTTCCGAGGAGAATTATTCTTGTTACCAGTGCTTTTCATATGCGTCGGGCGCGTTTTTTGTTTGAACGTGCGGGGTTTGCTGTTGAGCCTTTTTTGGTGGATTATCAGACCAGTGAGAAGAGCCCATTGACGGTGCTCTCTTTTTTGCCGAATGCCGAGGCGCTTGCGCAGTCCGACAGGGCATTGCGTGAGGTGATCGGCTTGCTTTTCTATTGGGTTACAAAATAA
- a CDS encoding Rpn family recombination-promoting nuclease/putative transposase yields the protein MSIRSPRKLITFDWAMKRLLRSKANFEILEGFLSELLGEDITILEILESESNKESKLDKFNRVDLKVKNGKDEIIIIEVQYERELDYLQRMLYGTSRVITEHQQEGEPYATLVKVISVNILYFNLGHGSDYIYHGTTTFVGIHDNDKLQLDIRQQKQYGKMQINHIYPEYYLIRLNNFNSIAKTSLDEWIYFLKNEEIKDEFQAKGIQKAKRSFSLLSMSEAEQAAYARYQDDLRYQASLVESNYGLGLREGREAGITEGRVEGQTRLLRKLLERRFGVLPEWATGRLICASEQELEAWAEAILTAQTLEAVFTP from the coding sequence ATGAGCATTCGATCGCCACGAAAACTGATCACCTTCGACTGGGCAATGAAGCGCTTGTTGCGCAGCAAGGCTAACTTTGAGATCCTTGAAGGGTTTTTAAGCGAGCTGCTTGGCGAGGATATTACGATTCTTGAAATCCTTGAAAGCGAGAGCAATAAAGAGAGCAAACTTGACAAATTCAATCGTGTTGATCTCAAGGTAAAGAACGGCAAAGACGAAATCATCATTATTGAGGTGCAGTATGAGCGGGAACTTGATTATCTGCAACGGATGCTGTATGGGACGTCGCGAGTCATAACCGAACATCAGCAGGAGGGTGAGCCCTATGCAACGCTGGTCAAGGTTATCTCGGTAAACATCCTCTATTTTAATCTTGGCCATGGCAGTGACTATATCTATCATGGTACGACGACGTTTGTTGGCATACACGATAACGACAAACTGCAGCTCGACATCCGACAGCAGAAGCAGTATGGGAAGATGCAGATAAACCACATTTATCCTGAATACTACCTCATCAGGCTGAACAACTTTAACAGCATCGCGAAAACATCGCTTGACGAGTGGATCTACTTTCTGAAGAACGAAGAGATCAAGGATGAGTTTCAGGCCAAAGGGATCCAGAAGGCAAAGCGGTCGTTTTCTCTTCTCAGTATGTCTGAAGCAGAACAGGCGGCCTACGCCCGTTATCAGGATGATCTTCGTTACCAGGCCAGTCTTGTAGAGTCGAACTATGGTCTTGGCCTTCGGGAAGGGAGAGAAGCCGGGATTACTGAAGGTCGCGTAGAGGGTCAAACCCGGCTGTTGAGAAAGTTGCTGGAGCGTCGTTTTGGTGTGCTGCCAGAGTGGGCAACCGGGAGATTAATCTGCGCAAGTGAACAGGAGCTGGAGGCATGGGCTGAAGCCATCCTCACAGCACAGACACTGGAAGCGGTTTTTACTCCGTGA
- the uvrA gene encoding excinuclease ABC subunit UvrA → MEFSHINIRGARVHNLKNISLDIPRNKFVVITGLSGSGKSSLAFDTIYAEGQRRFMETLSPYARQYIGSIERPDVDYIEGLSPVISIDQKSTNRSPRSTVGTITEIHDFIRLLYAKAGRRYDPVTGAMLQQQSEESIGEAILALPQGTKIQILSPLVTGRKGHYRELFERLLLKGFLRVRIDGKYREMEKEMQIERYKSHSIELVVDRLVISPDCEDRLRDAISMAITMSEHRSTVICDPMESQLKELTFSTRYAYSDGSVPVDTLAPNHFSFNSPYGACPECNGLGELMQLSGELMTPDLTLSLNDGGLDPFGKSGKRNLWQVIRAIAREFNFTLDTPLTDIPQEAMKILLEGSGTRTFDVSYSYSGHDTLYPQPFPGALPYVEEILKNASSSKIREWAENYMLRKPCPSCKGARLRKESLLVKINEINIAQAESLTLPESLAFFKALPGNLSTKEQLVATPILHEIVKRLEFLLNVGLSYLSIDRSSQTLSGGEAQRIRLASQLGSQLSGVLYVLDEPSIGLHQRDNHKLITSLKRLRDLGNTVLVVEHDKETMLEADEIIDLGPGAGEYGGEIVAQGAAATLDPNSLTAGYLNGERQVYCKKEEKTDPEEQQFLRLKGCRGNNLKNIDITIPLRSLVSITGVSGSGKSTIINETLYPILARHFYRSKLHTYPYDSIEGIKQLDKVVNVDQSPIGRTPRSNPATYTGAFTFIRDFFTRMPEAQIRGYKAGRFSFNVKGGRCEVCQGAGTRKIEMNFLPDVYVQCENCKGERYNRETLLVKYRGKSIADVLEMTITEAAEFFTDFPRILRILTTMQSVGLGYLKLGQPSPMLSGGEAQRIKLSAELAKIQTGNTLYILDEPTTGLHFQDIQHLLEVLRKLVDKGNSVIIIEHNLDIIKNSDWIIDIGPEGGNEGGNIIAEGTPEQIAQTEHSYTGQFLKAEMGIV, encoded by the coding sequence ATGGAATTCAGCCATATCAACATCCGGGGAGCACGAGTCCACAATCTCAAAAACATCTCCCTCGACATTCCACGCAACAAATTTGTTGTCATAACCGGCCTCTCAGGATCGGGAAAATCAAGCCTCGCCTTCGACACCATCTACGCCGAAGGTCAGCGCCGCTTCATGGAAACACTCTCGCCCTACGCCCGCCAATACATCGGCAGCATAGAACGCCCCGACGTTGACTATATCGAAGGACTCTCACCCGTCATCTCCATCGACCAGAAGAGCACCAACCGCTCACCCCGGTCAACAGTCGGCACCATCACCGAAATTCACGACTTTATCCGTCTCCTCTACGCCAAAGCAGGACGACGCTACGACCCCGTCACCGGCGCCATGCTCCAGCAGCAAAGCGAAGAGAGCATCGGCGAAGCCATACTCGCCCTCCCACAAGGCACCAAAATACAGATACTCTCCCCCCTCGTCACCGGACGCAAAGGGCACTATCGCGAACTCTTCGAACGACTCCTCCTCAAAGGCTTTCTCAGGGTCCGCATCGACGGAAAATACCGCGAAATGGAAAAGGAGATGCAGATCGAACGCTACAAAAGCCACTCCATAGAACTCGTAGTCGACCGCCTGGTCATCAGCCCCGACTGCGAAGATCGCCTCAGAGACGCAATCAGCATGGCCATAACCATGTCAGAACACCGCTCAACCGTCATCTGCGACCCGATGGAGAGCCAGCTCAAAGAGCTCACCTTCAGCACACGCTACGCCTACTCCGACGGCTCCGTACCCGTCGACACCCTTGCGCCAAACCACTTCAGCTTCAACTCCCCCTACGGCGCATGCCCTGAATGCAACGGCCTCGGAGAGCTCATGCAGCTTTCAGGAGAGCTGATGACCCCCGACCTCACCCTCTCGCTCAACGACGGCGGGCTCGACCCATTCGGAAAATCAGGAAAACGCAACCTCTGGCAAGTCATCAGGGCAATCGCAAGAGAGTTCAACTTCACCCTCGACACCCCATTGACCGACATTCCACAAGAGGCAATGAAAATCCTTCTCGAAGGATCCGGCACCCGAACCTTCGACGTCAGCTACAGCTACTCCGGCCACGACACCCTCTACCCGCAACCCTTTCCCGGAGCCCTCCCCTACGTCGAAGAGATCCTCAAAAATGCCAGCTCCTCAAAAATACGCGAGTGGGCCGAAAACTACATGCTCCGCAAACCATGCCCCTCATGCAAAGGAGCAAGACTGCGCAAAGAGAGCCTGCTGGTCAAAATAAACGAGATCAACATAGCACAGGCAGAATCACTCACCCTGCCCGAATCCCTCGCCTTCTTCAAGGCGCTCCCCGGCAACCTCAGCACAAAAGAGCAACTTGTTGCCACACCCATACTGCACGAAATCGTCAAACGCCTTGAATTTCTCCTCAACGTCGGGCTCAGCTACCTCTCAATCGACCGCAGCTCACAAACACTCTCCGGCGGCGAAGCACAACGCATACGACTCGCCTCACAGCTCGGCTCACAACTCAGCGGCGTCCTCTACGTCCTCGACGAACCAAGCATCGGACTCCACCAGCGCGACAACCACAAACTCATCACCTCACTCAAACGGCTCAGAGACCTCGGCAACACCGTCCTCGTCGTCGAACACGACAAAGAGACCATGCTCGAAGCCGACGAAATCATCGACCTCGGACCAGGAGCAGGCGAATACGGCGGAGAAATAGTCGCCCAGGGAGCCGCCGCCACCCTCGACCCCAACTCACTCACCGCAGGATACCTCAACGGAGAACGGCAGGTATACTGCAAAAAAGAGGAAAAAACAGACCCTGAGGAACAACAATTCCTGCGGCTCAAAGGGTGCCGGGGCAACAACCTCAAAAACATCGACATCACCATTCCCCTCCGCTCACTCGTCAGCATCACCGGAGTCAGCGGATCAGGCAAATCCACCATCATCAACGAAACCCTCTACCCAATCCTTGCGCGCCACTTCTACCGCTCCAAACTGCACACCTATCCCTACGACAGCATCGAAGGCATAAAACAGCTCGACAAAGTAGTCAACGTCGACCAATCACCCATAGGCCGCACTCCCCGCTCCAACCCCGCAACCTACACCGGAGCCTTCACCTTCATCCGCGACTTCTTCACCCGCATGCCCGAAGCGCAGATCAGAGGATACAAAGCCGGAAGGTTCAGCTTCAACGTCAAAGGAGGACGATGCGAAGTGTGCCAGGGAGCCGGAACCCGAAAAATCGAAATGAACTTTCTTCCCGACGTCTACGTCCAATGCGAAAACTGCAAGGGAGAACGCTACAACCGCGAAACCCTGCTCGTCAAATACCGAGGAAAATCCATCGCCGATGTACTCGAAATGACCATCACCGAAGCCGCAGAATTCTTCACCGACTTCCCCCGGATACTGCGCATCCTCACCACCATGCAAAGCGTCGGACTCGGCTACCTCAAGCTCGGCCAACCCTCCCCCATGCTCTCAGGCGGAGAGGCACAACGCATCAAACTCTCGGCAGAACTCGCCAAAATACAGACCGGCAACACCCTCTACATCCTCGACGAACCCACAACCGGACTCCACTTCCAGGACATCCAGCACCTGCTCGAAGTACTCCGCAAACTCGTCGACAAAGGCAACAGCGTCATCATCATCGAACACAACCTCGACATCATCAAAAACAGCGACTGGATAATCGACATCGGCCCCGAAGGAGGCAACGAAGGCGGCAACATCATCGCCGAAGGCACCCCCGAACAGATTGCCCAAACAGAACACTCCTACACCGGCCAATTTTTAAAAGCAGAGATGGGAATAGTGTAA
- a CDS encoding RpnC/YadD family protein — protein MRYITSIERIGYDKGSIEGQAEGRVIGRLEGKRRFLCMQLECRFGALPAWALEMVSCASEEDLHSWDDAVLTAPTLEAVFHQKKFFREEPDWIETIISQSYEACYENGTLRWLGDKPSVKQASVIVTILS, from the coding sequence ATGAGATATATCACGAGTATAGAAAGGATAGGCTATGACAAGGGCTCTATTGAGGGTCAGGCCGAGGGTCGTGTCATAGGCCGTTTGGAGGGTAAGCGCCGGTTCTTGTGCATGCAACTGGAATGTCGCTTTGGTGCTTTGCCTGCATGGGCATTAGAGATGGTAAGCTGCGCTTCTGAGGAGGATTTGCATTCATGGGACGATGCTGTCCTCACTGCGCCGACCTTGGAGGCCGTTTTTCATCAAAAGAAATTTTTTCGTGAAGAACCGGACTGGATAGAGACAATTATCTCGCAGAGTTATGAAGCTTGCTATGAAAACGGAACTTTGAGATGGTTGGGAGATAAGCCTTCGGTCAAGCAGGCCTCTGTTATTGTGACGATTCTCTCTTAG
- a CDS encoding MFS transporter encodes MEGFVQKGEHASIRDVFSLPVIVAALGYFVDIYDLVLFSIVRVPSLKSFGLSGKELIDYGVYLLNMQMIGMLVGGILWGWLGDRKGRLKIMFASILLYSLANIANGFVSSLPAYAVLRFVAGVGLAGELGAGITLVSEVLHTRIRGYGTMLVASIGVSGAILANIVANTYEWHNAFFIGGGLGLLLLVARVRVAESGMFKAMEAKSGMSRGNMLALFTDRGRFFRYINSIMIGVPIWFVVGVLITFSPEFGVELGISGPVSAGNAVMYCYLGLVFGDLSSGLLSQLLQSRKKVILLFMLLTVGAVALYFLQGHQSPQFFYVVCAVLGFAGGYWAIFVTVAAEQFGTNLRATVATTVPNLVRGMVVPITMLFQFFRGLFGLESGALLVGAICVTAAFLSLSALEETFHKDLDYYEEFL; translated from the coding sequence ATGGAGGGTTTTGTGCAAAAAGGGGAGCATGCGTCGATACGGGATGTTTTCAGTCTGCCGGTGATTGTGGCGGCGCTGGGTTATTTTGTTGATATTTACGATCTGGTGCTTTTCAGTATTGTGCGGGTGCCGAGTTTGAAGTCGTTCGGGTTGTCGGGGAAGGAGTTGATTGATTATGGGGTTTATCTGCTGAATATGCAGATGATTGGTATGCTGGTTGGTGGTATTCTGTGGGGCTGGCTTGGCGACAGGAAGGGGCGGCTGAAGATTATGTTTGCTTCGATTCTGCTCTATTCGCTTGCCAATATTGCAAATGGTTTTGTTTCGTCGCTGCCGGCTTATGCGGTGTTGCGTTTTGTGGCTGGTGTCGGGCTTGCCGGGGAGCTTGGGGCGGGTATTACGCTGGTTTCGGAGGTGTTGCATACGCGTATACGGGGTTACGGGACGATGCTTGTGGCTTCGATTGGTGTTTCGGGGGCGATACTTGCCAATATTGTGGCGAATACGTATGAGTGGCATAATGCTTTTTTTATTGGCGGGGGGCTTGGGCTGTTGCTGCTTGTTGCGCGTGTGAGGGTTGCTGAGTCGGGGATGTTTAAGGCGATGGAGGCGAAGAGCGGGATGAGCCGGGGGAATATGTTGGCTCTGTTTACGGATCGTGGCCGTTTTTTCCGTTATATCAATTCGATCATGATTGGGGTGCCGATCTGGTTTGTTGTGGGGGTGCTGATTACTTTTTCGCCTGAGTTTGGTGTTGAGCTTGGTATTTCCGGGCCGGTTTCGGCTGGCAATGCGGTGATGTACTGTTATCTTGGTCTGGTTTTCGGGGATCTTTCGAGCGGCTTGTTGAGTCAACTGTTGCAGAGCCGGAAAAAGGTTATTCTGTTGTTTATGCTGCTGACGGTTGGCGCCGTGGCGCTCTATTTTCTGCAGGGTCATCAGAGCCCGCAGTTTTTTTATGTGGTCTGTGCTGTTCTTGGTTTTGCGGGTGGTTATTGGGCTATTTTTGTTACGGTTGCGGCGGAACAGTTTGGCACCAATCTTCGTGCTACGGTTGCTACGACGGTGCCTAATCTGGTGCGTGGCATGGTGGTGCCGATTACCATGCTCTTTCAGTTTTTCCGTGGCCTGTTCGGGCTGGAGTCGGGGGCGCTGCTGGTTGGCGCCATCTGCGTGACGGCTGCTTTTCTCTCTCTCAGCGCTCTTGAGGAGACCTTCCACAAGGATCTGGATTACTACGAGGAGTTTCTCTGA
- a CDS encoding addiction module protein has translation MPPIQRVALAELLLASIDYEEGDIREAWISEVHERMKAVNEGRSTLLDFDAL, from the coding sequence ATGCCGCCCATTCAACGGGTTGCATTGGCAGAGTTGCTTCTTGCAAGTATTGATTATGAAGAGGGCGACATTCGTGAAGCATGGATAAGTGAGGTACATGAACGCATGAAAGCGGTAAATGAAGGTCGTTCGACACTTCTGGATTTTGATGCGTTATAG
- a CDS encoding UpxY family transcription antiterminator codes for MDDVRNLLWYAVYVRSRYEKKVYQLLLEQGVVSFLPLLDTWKQWSDRKKRVSEPLFRGYVFVNIDLVREKIRVLDTEGVVKFIGIGRVPSVIVQRDIDWLKQLVREPDAIHRHVVSLPAGQRVKVLAGPFKDFEGVVVKQGRESRLVVFFESIMQGVEVTIFPDVLAPIAVAPSPVQGVAPLSGKLASVEKHLLRL; via the coding sequence ATGGATGATGTTCGGAATTTGCTGTGGTATGCTGTTTATGTTCGTTCTCGGTATGAGAAGAAGGTTTATCAGTTGTTGCTGGAGCAGGGTGTTGTGAGTTTTTTGCCGTTGCTTGATACCTGGAAGCAGTGGAGTGACCGGAAGAAGAGGGTTTCTGAGCCGTTGTTCAGGGGTTATGTGTTTGTTAATATTGATTTGGTGAGGGAGAAGATCCGTGTGCTTGATACGGAGGGTGTGGTGAAGTTTATCGGGATCGGGAGAGTGCCTTCGGTCATTGTGCAGCGGGATATTGATTGGTTGAAGCAGTTGGTGAGGGAGCCGGATGCGATTCATCGTCATGTGGTTTCTCTTCCGGCGGGTCAGAGGGTGAAGGTGCTTGCTGGTCCGTTTAAGGATTTTGAGGGGGTTGTGGTGAAGCAGGGGAGGGAGTCGCGGTTGGTTGTTTTTTTTGAGAGTATTATGCAGGGTGTTGAGGTGACGATTTTTCCTGATGTGTTGGCGCCGATTGCGGTTGCTCCTTCGCCGGTTCAGGGTGTGGCGCCGTTGAGTGGTAAGCTTGCGTCTGTGGAGAAGCATTTGCTTCGCTTGTGA